One region of Metallosphaera sedula DSM 5348 genomic DNA includes:
- a CDS encoding NAD(P)/FAD-dependent oxidoreductase, whose translation MKVVVLGGGFAGLSALNFYRDAIVIDSKEYFLLTHRLVDVIETGNPSLATIPYPKGIVKANVMSVDFKNKVVRTSDGDFSYDKLIISLGYEQDTTRVKGNVQKLENLEDALAIRTKLPQVKSVAVLGGGNLGVELAGILREMGKEVHLIELQDRLLSFMSKESSRFAESRLKEMGVDVLLGTKVEEVTPEGVRTNKDLVKVDMAIMAAGLRGPKLIENLGLSNKNGRMLVNDYLESMDYEDVFGAGDCMTTKSFVPMSAQVAVQSGRTAMENALGGNVKFAYKQAGIVLRIGSEYFGDLMGRFVRGSMAELAKRVGIYRAIKMVESL comes from the coding sequence ATGAAAGTAGTTGTACTTGGAGGAGGATTCGCAGGCTTATCTGCACTTAACTTTTACAGGGATGCCATAGTCATTGATTCTAAGGAATACTTTCTCCTTACACATAGACTTGTGGATGTAATTGAAACAGGCAACCCTTCACTCGCTACGATTCCTTACCCCAAGGGTATTGTGAAGGCTAACGTCATGAGTGTTGATTTCAAGAACAAGGTAGTTAGGACATCCGATGGTGACTTCAGCTATGACAAGTTAATAATTTCCTTAGGATACGAGCAGGACACAACAAGGGTTAAGGGAAATGTCCAGAAGCTCGAAAACCTAGAGGATGCGTTGGCCATAAGAACGAAGTTGCCCCAAGTTAAGAGCGTGGCAGTTCTTGGAGGAGGAAATTTGGGAGTGGAATTGGCAGGAATTTTAAGGGAAATGGGTAAGGAAGTTCACCTCATTGAGTTACAGGATAGACTCCTCTCCTTCATGAGTAAAGAGTCTTCAAGGTTCGCAGAGAGTAGATTGAAGGAGATGGGAGTGGACGTCCTACTAGGGACGAAGGTAGAGGAGGTGACCCCAGAGGGAGTGAGGACAAACAAGGATCTGGTAAAGGTTGATATGGCCATTATGGCTGCAGGTCTTAGAGGGCCAAAACTTATTGAGAACTTGGGACTGAGCAACAAGAATGGCAGAATGCTCGTTAATGACTATTTAGAATCGATGGATTATGAGGACGTTTTCGGTGCTGGAGACTGTATGACCACCAAGTCCTTTGTCCCCATGTCTGCACAGGTGGCTGTACAATCGGGAAGGACAGCCATGGAAAACGCCCTTGGGGGAAATGTTAAGTTCGCTTATAAGCAGGCTGGAATAGTCTTGAGGATAGGGTCAGAGTACTTCGGTGACCTGATGGGGAGGTTTGTCAGGGGATCCATGGCGGAACTGGCCAAGAGGGTTGGAATTTATAGGGCAATAAAAATGGTTGAGTCTCTCTAG
- a CDS encoding sulfurtransferase TusA family protein, which yields MELDLTGLCCAVPQLTLYSALKKLKPGMEIRIITDDKVVLERDIIPLLSTNDMDYSVKQDQDNFVVTAFKRY from the coding sequence ATGGAACTAGATTTGACCGGGCTATGTTGCGCCGTGCCTCAACTAACCCTTTACTCGGCCCTAAAAAAGCTGAAACCTGGAATGGAGATAAGGATAATTACTGACGACAAAGTTGTCCTCGAGAGGGATATAATTCCTCTCCTGTCAACTAACGACATGGATTACTCGGTTAAACAGGACCAAGATAACTTCGTGGTGACTGCCTTCAAGAGATACTAG